One genomic region from Bacillus sp. SLBN-46 encodes:
- a CDS encoding 4Fe-4S dicluster domain-containing protein: MKKRLYLELENCIGCRSCLAACTQCGGHEERNRNYVYDVNPLVNRQTMPLMCLHCVNPACARSCPAQAIQIHETGAVLSALVEKCIGCQNCTIACPYGIPKFDTEQNLMYKCDLCIDRTKDGIPPMCASVCPSNTLQWLTDEEIEAKQKQFNLDNGKWVTSMPYLEGETNVKVNLPGILQGVTKLF; the protein is encoded by the coding sequence ATGAAAAAGAGGCTTTATTTAGAACTTGAAAACTGTATAGGATGCCGCTCTTGTTTGGCGGCGTGTACACAGTGCGGAGGACATGAGGAACGTAACCGTAACTATGTTTACGATGTGAACCCACTTGTTAACCGCCAAACGATGCCTCTTATGTGCCTTCACTGTGTGAATCCAGCATGTGCAAGAAGCTGTCCGGCACAAGCCATTCAAATTCACGAAACAGGTGCCGTACTATCGGCTCTTGTGGAAAAATGTATTGGCTGTCAAAACTGTACAATTGCCTGCCCATACGGTATACCGAAGTTTGATACCGAGCAGAATTTAATGTATAAGTGCGATCTATGTATTGACCGTACAAAGGATGGCATCCCGCCAATGTGTGCGAGTGTGTGTCCATCTAATACTCTTCAATGGTTAACCGATGAAGAGATTGAAGCAAAACAAAAGCAGTTTAATTTGGATAATGGTAAGTGGGTAACAAGCATGCCTTATTTAGAAGGCGAAACAAACGTAAAAGTGAATCTTCCTGGTATTTTACAGGGCGTCACTAAATTGTTTTAG
- a CDS encoding molybdopterin oxidoreductase family protein, with protein MQRDKFFKEIENVRHPNETLVKTHCSYCGMQCGMNLRVNTKTNKIIGVEPRYDWPVTVGKMCPKGVTAYQQTNHDDRILKPLIRDDASLKGTKEGFREATWDEAYDLIAKKFGELQENYGKDTLSVFSGVSMTNEKCYLTGKFARVAMQTRYIDYNGRFCMSSAAGGFLRSFGVDRGSTLPWTDIHETDCLFIAGSNTAECHPTSMFRVWNVQERGGYIIVVDPRETPIARRADVHLDLRPGTDLALANGILNLLIKNGYADEEFVNNHTNGFEETKELVKEFTPEYTSQITGVAPEKIIKAAEIYGKAPNAVVMFARGIEQQHKGVDNVSAYTNMALVTGKIGRPKSGVATFTGQGNGQGGREHGQKSDLLPGYRKLTNPKHVEEVCQVWGITPEEMPQPGVSAYEMFELMEQKAIRGLYLLCSNPAVSAPNQNFVRKALKGLDFMVCSDFYLSESAEYADVILPSVTWSEDEGTVTNIEGRIIKINKAQEPLGESKPDWQIQAELAERLGRGKYFSHLKTARDVADEFRLASKGGYADYYGATWDKIEKQDGVFWPCKDENDKGTPHMFLDKKFYHPDGKAKICALPYRPPAEEPDEEYPLRLTTGRVVYHYLSGNQTRRIQFLRDMCPEPFVEVHPETAVKYNINHEEYVRLFTRRGEAEYKVKVTEAIRKDTVFVPYHWGHDKSINLLTIAALDPISRMPEFKACAAQIEKLDIKKVQ; from the coding sequence ATGCAAAGGGATAAGTTTTTTAAAGAAATAGAGAATGTACGTCATCCAAATGAAACACTCGTAAAAACACACTGCAGCTACTGTGGAATGCAATGTGGGATGAATTTACGTGTAAATACAAAAACAAACAAGATTATAGGGGTTGAACCACGTTATGATTGGCCGGTAACAGTTGGAAAGATGTGTCCTAAAGGGGTAACGGCTTACCAACAAACAAATCATGATGATCGGATATTAAAACCATTAATTAGAGACGATGCTTCCTTAAAAGGGACAAAAGAAGGCTTCCGGGAAGCAACTTGGGATGAAGCTTATGATTTAATTGCGAAAAAGTTCGGCGAGCTACAAGAAAACTACGGGAAAGATACATTATCTGTTTTTAGTGGTGTATCCATGACCAATGAAAAATGTTATTTAACTGGAAAATTCGCCCGTGTGGCTATGCAAACACGCTACATTGATTACAATGGCCGATTCTGTATGTCTAGTGCGGCAGGTGGCTTCCTACGTTCTTTCGGAGTGGATCGTGGTTCGACTCTACCATGGACAGATATTCACGAAACAGATTGCTTGTTTATTGCTGGTAGTAACACGGCTGAATGCCATCCGACTTCGATGTTCCGTGTATGGAATGTACAGGAAAGAGGCGGGTACATCATTGTGGTCGATCCTCGAGAAACACCAATTGCAAGAAGAGCGGATGTCCACTTAGACCTACGACCAGGAACAGACTTAGCGCTTGCAAACGGAATCTTAAATTTATTGATTAAAAATGGATATGCAGATGAAGAATTTGTTAACAACCATACAAATGGTTTTGAAGAAACAAAAGAATTAGTGAAAGAATTCACTCCTGAATATACAAGTCAGATTACTGGTGTTGCACCGGAGAAAATTATTAAAGCAGCTGAAATTTACGGAAAAGCTCCAAATGCCGTTGTCATGTTTGCTCGTGGAATTGAACAGCAGCATAAGGGTGTGGATAATGTTTCAGCATACACAAACATGGCGCTTGTCACTGGAAAAATTGGCCGTCCGAAATCAGGTGTCGCGACCTTTACTGGTCAGGGAAATGGTCAAGGTGGCCGTGAGCATGGACAGAAGTCAGATTTACTTCCTGGCTATCGCAAACTGACGAATCCAAAACACGTTGAAGAAGTATGCCAGGTTTGGGGTATCACTCCTGAAGAAATGCCACAGCCAGGTGTTTCAGCTTATGAAATGTTTGAATTAATGGAGCAAAAAGCAATTCGCGGTTTGTATCTGCTTTGTTCAAATCCAGCAGTTTCTGCACCGAATCAAAATTTTGTCCGTAAAGCATTAAAAGGATTAGATTTCATGGTGTGTTCAGATTTCTACCTTTCCGAGTCTGCAGAATATGCCGATGTTATTCTCCCAAGCGTTACTTGGTCAGAGGATGAAGGCACGGTAACCAATATTGAAGGTCGTATTATTAAAATTAATAAAGCACAAGAGCCTCTTGGGGAATCGAAGCCAGATTGGCAAATTCAAGCAGAGCTTGCTGAGCGTCTTGGAAGAGGCAAGTATTTCTCTCATTTGAAAACGGCAAGAGATGTCGCCGATGAGTTCCGGTTAGCATCAAAAGGTGGCTATGCCGATTATTACGGAGCAACATGGGATAAGATCGAAAAGCAAGACGGTGTTTTTTGGCCTTGTAAAGATGAAAATGACAAAGGAACACCACATATGTTTTTAGATAAAAAATTCTATCATCCAGATGGAAAGGCGAAAATTTGTGCTCTTCCATACCGCCCACCAGCGGAAGAACCAGATGAAGAATATCCATTGCGTTTAACAACAGGTCGTGTGGTCTACCACTATTTATCTGGGAATCAAACAAGAAGAATTCAGTTCTTACGTGATATGTGCCCAGAGCCATTTGTTGAGGTACATCCGGAAACAGCAGTAAAATACAATATTAATCATGAAGAATATGTTCGTCTCTTTACACGCAGAGGAGAAGCTGAATATAAAGTGAAAGTCACTGAAGCCATTAGAAAAGATACAGTTTTTGTCCCGTATCATTGGGGCCATGATAAATCTATTAATCTGTTAACCATTGCCGCCCTTGACCCAATATCACGGATGCCGGAGTTCAAGGCTTGTGCCGCACAGATTGAAAAACTAGACATAAAGAAGGTGCAGTAA
- a CDS encoding HD-GYP domain-containing protein: MKKLIDPNIRNEEAQTLKWFLVLFYIITISFDIVYNFLTPKDDTTGKIFYWVYLFMFALIPVAQYLIKKQKSYYVKYIYFSSYILITIINEIITYSGHENVYKGGSAGEIYWLLLSPIFVSKPFMIVASVGLLLKYVFIGLVIKPPIVYLAILLVSTLSVFSFVLLTRFQAYVNAIKASYDQQLTGIVKGVIATLELKDPYTRGHSERVASYALELARVTERYSEEELKSFEFACLLHDIGKIHIPDQILMKPTKLTTEEYEIIKSHTNVGAEAVSKVIQLNSSIEVIRSHHERWDGKGYPDQLKGKDIPFLARVAAVADAFDAMTSNRSYRNALSVDEAYKRIVDGRGTQFDPELVDLFQQTYPVWKKLHDKSVKEINKENAIVK, translated from the coding sequence ATGAAAAAATTGATAGATCCTAACATAAGAAATGAAGAAGCCCAGACGTTAAAATGGTTTTTAGTTTTATTTTATATAATAACTATATCCTTTGATATAGTTTATAATTTCCTCACACCTAAAGATGATACTACAGGGAAAATATTTTACTGGGTATATTTATTTATGTTTGCATTAATCCCAGTAGCGCAATACCTTATTAAAAAGCAAAAATCATACTATGTAAAATATATCTATTTTAGTAGTTATATACTAATCACAATTATAAACGAAATCATTACTTATAGTGGTCACGAAAATGTCTATAAGGGTGGTAGTGCAGGAGAAATTTACTGGCTATTACTATCACCTATTTTTGTAAGTAAGCCATTTATGATAGTTGCTTCAGTTGGATTACTTTTGAAATATGTTTTTATTGGATTAGTTATCAAACCCCCAATTGTATACTTAGCAATTTTACTAGTGAGTACGTTATCAGTATTCTCATTTGTCCTATTAACACGTTTTCAAGCCTATGTAAATGCAATAAAAGCATCGTATGATCAACAGCTTACTGGTATTGTAAAGGGAGTAATAGCTACTCTTGAGCTTAAAGACCCTTATACAAGAGGCCATAGTGAACGTGTGGCGAGCTATGCTCTTGAACTAGCAAGAGTCACTGAGAGATATTCGGAAGAAGAGTTAAAGTCTTTTGAATTTGCTTGTCTACTTCATGATATTGGGAAGATTCATATTCCAGATCAAATCTTGATGAAACCTACGAAGCTTACAACAGAAGAATATGAAATTATTAAATCTCATACAAATGTTGGAGCAGAAGCAGTATCAAAAGTTATTCAATTAAATAGTAGTATCGAAGTTATTCGCTCACACCATGAACGTTGGGATGGAAAGGGCTACCCAGATCAATTAAAAGGGAAGGATATTCCATTTCTTGCCCGTGTTGCAGCGGTAGCCGATGCCTTTGATGCAATGACATCCAATAGATCTTATAGAAACGCATTATCTGTTGATGAAGCTTACAAACGAATAGTAGATGGTAGAGGCACTCAGTTTGATCCTGAATTAGTGGATTTATTTCAACAGACTTATCCAGTATGGAAAAAACTCCATGATAAATCTGTTAAAGAGATAAATAAAGAAAATGCAATTGTTAAGTAA
- a CDS encoding ATP-binding protein, which yields MKESIKNPQLIMEERKAVKLFLWSFYIVYFSFDILVYYILPKTLKSEKMGSPVEGLGYWIYVFLFILLPIAIWIAKKGNLYLVKYIYIYSYLGIDFINTLLIYVGNPKHYTSGHIIEVLFVLFCPIFVSKRYFWTASLGMIGKYIILGLILHDLQVFISIIIYLILSGIAYVMLIRFYSYIKSLTNVHDELRKKEKLAVIGQMAAAIGHEIRNPLASLKGFTQLQQERYPNTNDFYPIMIQEIDRINSIVNDLMYIGKPRAIKFEKASIEEIIAYTLSITQQQAERQGITVETIMAGPLPPIDCDSKQLKQVFLNLIKNAIESMPDGGCLKINVKVIEKLKMYISVQDEGCGIKEENILNLGEPFFTTKKDGTGLGLMVTNQIVKEHLGELNIQSEPEKGTSVEVILPINHYL from the coding sequence ATGAAAGAAAGCATCAAGAATCCGCAATTAATAATGGAAGAAAGGAAAGCTGTTAAGTTATTTTTATGGTCGTTTTATATCGTTTATTTTTCTTTTGATATTCTTGTATACTACATATTACCTAAAACTCTAAAAAGTGAAAAAATGGGGAGTCCTGTGGAAGGACTGGGTTATTGGATTTATGTGTTTTTATTCATTCTTTTACCGATAGCGATATGGATTGCTAAAAAAGGAAATCTATATCTAGTAAAATATATTTATATTTATAGCTATTTAGGTATAGATTTTATTAACACTTTACTGATCTACGTAGGTAATCCTAAACATTATACCAGTGGGCATATTATAGAGGTTTTATTTGTTCTCTTTTGCCCGATTTTTGTGAGCAAAAGGTATTTTTGGACAGCTTCTTTAGGGATGATAGGAAAATATATAATCTTAGGATTGATTCTGCATGATCTTCAGGTGTTCATTTCTATAATTATATATTTAATTTTATCAGGAATTGCATATGTTATGCTGATTCGGTTTTACTCGTATATAAAATCCTTAACCAATGTACACGATGAGCTTCGCAAAAAAGAAAAGTTAGCTGTTATTGGACAAATGGCTGCGGCGATTGGTCATGAAATACGGAATCCTCTTGCATCTCTAAAAGGATTTACCCAACTACAGCAAGAGAGATACCCAAATACAAACGATTTCTATCCCATTATGATACAAGAAATTGATCGGATTAACTCTATTGTTAATGATTTAATGTACATTGGCAAACCTAGAGCTATCAAATTCGAAAAAGCTAGTATTGAGGAAATCATCGCTTATACACTATCAATCACTCAGCAACAAGCAGAGAGACAGGGTATTACAGTAGAGACAATTATGGCGGGACCGCTACCTCCGATTGATTGTGATAGTAAACAACTAAAACAAGTATTCTTAAACTTGATTAAAAATGCGATTGAGTCAATGCCTGATGGAGGATGTTTAAAAATAAACGTAAAGGTAATAGAAAAGCTGAAAATGTACATTTCTGTTCAGGATGAAGGATGTGGAATTAAAGAAGAGAACATTCTTAACTTAGGAGAACCATTTTTTACGACAAAAAAAGATGGTACGGGACTAGGCTTAATGGTAACTAATCAAATAGTTAAAGAACACTTAGGAGAACTTAATATCCAAAGTGAACCTGAAAAAGGGACATCCGTGGAAGTGATTTTACCCATTAATCATTATCTATAA
- a CDS encoding amino acid permease has translation MNLFRKKSIQALIQEAGQKDVTLKKELGAFDLSMLGIGAIIGTGIFVLTGVAAAEHAGPALILSFILSGLACVFAALCYAEFASTVPVSGSAYTYSYATFGELIAWILGWDLILEYGLASSAVASGWSGYFQGLLAGFGIHFPKALTSAYDPANGTFIDVPAIIIVFVITLLLTQGVKKSARFNTIMVIIKLVVVLLFIGVGVWYVKPGNWTPFMPFGFSGVTTGAATVFFAYIGFDAVSTAAEEVKNPQKNMPIGIIASLLVCTVLYIIVSAILTGIVPYQQLDVKNPVSFALNYIHQDWVAGFISLGAIAGITTVLLVMLYGQSRLFYAISRDGLLPKFFSKVDKKKQAPTVNSWITCLLVSFFAGLVPLGRLAELVNMGILFAFMTVSIGILYLRKNKQAPKTGFRVPFVPYIPILAFVFCGYLALQLPAVSWKSFGVWLVIGLFVYFGYGRKHSTLNISSNQLRKVS, from the coding sequence ATGAATTTATTTAGAAAGAAGTCGATTCAGGCTCTTATTCAAGAAGCCGGTCAGAAAGATGTGACCTTAAAAAAGGAACTTGGAGCCTTTGATTTATCTATGCTCGGTATTGGAGCAATTATTGGTACGGGAATCTTTGTTCTAACAGGAGTCGCGGCTGCTGAACATGCGGGGCCTGCATTAATCCTTTCCTTCATATTATCTGGGTTGGCATGTGTATTTGCTGCACTTTGTTATGCGGAATTCGCTTCAACTGTTCCTGTGTCAGGGAGTGCGTATACGTATAGTTATGCTACCTTTGGAGAGCTCATTGCCTGGATCTTAGGTTGGGATTTAATTTTAGAATATGGACTCGCTTCATCTGCAGTTGCGAGCGGCTGGTCTGGTTATTTTCAAGGACTGCTTGCAGGTTTCGGAATTCATTTCCCCAAAGCCTTAACCAGTGCTTACGATCCAGCAAACGGAACATTTATCGATGTTCCAGCTATTATTATTGTTTTTGTTATTACTCTACTATTAACACAAGGTGTAAAAAAATCAGCTCGGTTTAACACGATTATGGTAATTATTAAGTTAGTTGTCGTACTTTTATTTATTGGTGTTGGTGTATGGTATGTGAAGCCAGGAAACTGGACTCCATTTATGCCGTTTGGTTTTTCCGGTGTAACAACTGGTGCGGCAACTGTATTCTTTGCCTATATTGGCTTTGATGCGGTTTCTACTGCAGCCGAGGAAGTAAAAAATCCACAGAAAAATATGCCGATTGGGATTATCGCTTCCTTGCTTGTATGTACTGTTCTATATATCATTGTTTCTGCAATTTTAACGGGAATTGTTCCTTACCAACAGCTTGACGTGAAAAACCCGGTTTCATTTGCACTTAACTATATCCATCAAGATTGGGTGGCAGGCTTTATTTCACTTGGAGCCATTGCGGGGATTACTACTGTATTACTTGTTATGCTTTATGGGCAATCACGTTTATTTTATGCCATCAGCCGTGACGGATTATTGCCAAAGTTTTTCTCAAAAGTAGATAAAAAGAAGCAAGCACCAACTGTTAATTCATGGATTACTTGTTTATTGGTTTCTTTCTTTGCTGGTTTAGTCCCATTAGGAAGACTGGCGGAGCTAGTAAATATGGGTATCTTATTTGCTTTTATGACGGTTTCAATTGGAATCTTATATCTTCGGAAAAATAAACAAGCACCAAAAACAGGCTTCCGTGTCCCGTTTGTTCCATATATTCCGATTCTTGCCTTCGTTTTCTGTGGATATTTAGCTTTACAGCTGCCAGCAGTATCATGGAAAAGCTTTGGCGTTTGGCTTGTAATTGGATTGTTTGTCTACTTTGGATATGGGCGTAAGCACTCAACCTTGAATATTTCTAGTAATCAATTGAGAAAAGTAAGTTAA
- the cstA gene encoding carbon starvation protein CstA: protein MNAVSIVIGSICILMIAYRLYGTFMTAKVLKLDDSKPTPAHELNDGKDYVPTNKWVTFGHHFAAIAAAGPLVGPILAAQFGYLPGLLWLLIGAVIGGAVHDAVVLFASMQKKGKSLSEVAKEELGPVAGFCTGLAMLFIITITMAGLSMVVLHALENNPWGTFSVGITIPIAMFVGIAYKKTGNLKLTSTIGFILVMVGVFVGPSIQETALGDWLTLDTKTLAIILPIYAFFAAALPVWLLLAPRDYLSSFMKIGVFIALIIGVFIINPSIEMPAFTKFTSGGGPVLGGPVWPFISITIACGAISGFHAFVGSGTTPKMLDRWSDIKVVGFGAMLVECVVGIMALIAATALQPADYFAINSTPEVFKTLGMNVVELPKLADEIGINLEGRTGGAVTLAVGMTYVFTGIPWFAKLSSYFFQFVIMFEAVFILTAIDSGTRVARYLIQDFFGEFYKPLKKTDWLPGSIFASALACFMWGYLLFSGDIGSVWALFGVSNQLMASIGLIVGATVILRIADKRRYMLTCLIPLSYLFVTVNYAGYWMVKNVYLNSAAAGYSVLNGILSIIMLALGVIIMVTAIKKWINMWNSPRVQLETKVA, encoded by the coding sequence ATGAATGCGGTTTCAATTGTAATCGGTTCCATTTGTATTTTAATGATTGCTTATCGCTTATATGGTACTTTCATGACAGCTAAGGTTTTAAAGTTAGATGATTCAAAACCTACACCTGCACATGAGTTAAATGATGGAAAGGACTACGTTCCAACAAATAAATGGGTCACATTCGGTCACCACTTTGCGGCAATTGCGGCAGCTGGGCCACTGGTAGGACCTATTCTCGCTGCTCAGTTCGGATATTTACCAGGTTTACTCTGGCTATTAATTGGTGCGGTTATTGGGGGTGCAGTCCATGATGCGGTTGTACTTTTTGCATCCATGCAGAAAAAAGGAAAATCTTTATCAGAGGTAGCAAAAGAAGAACTCGGACCAGTTGCTGGTTTTTGTACAGGACTTGCCATGTTGTTTATTATCACGATCACAATGGCTGGACTTTCGATGGTTGTCCTTCATGCCCTTGAAAATAATCCATGGGGTACGTTCTCTGTGGGAATCACGATTCCAATTGCGATGTTCGTTGGGATTGCATATAAGAAAACTGGTAATTTAAAATTAACATCAACAATCGGTTTTATCCTTGTTATGGTTGGCGTTTTTGTGGGCCCATCTATCCAAGAAACGGCTTTAGGTGATTGGTTGACATTAGATACAAAGACATTAGCTATTATTCTACCAATCTATGCTTTCTTTGCAGCCGCATTGCCAGTATGGCTCTTGCTTGCACCACGCGATTATTTAAGCAGTTTTATGAAAATTGGGGTATTTATTGCTCTAATCATTGGTGTTTTCATTATTAATCCAAGTATTGAAATGCCTGCATTTACGAAATTCACTTCAGGCGGCGGACCTGTTCTAGGTGGACCCGTTTGGCCATTCATCTCTATCACTATTGCTTGTGGAGCGATTTCAGGATTCCACGCATTTGTTGGCTCAGGAACTACTCCGAAAATGCTAGATCGTTGGTCAGATATTAAGGTTGTAGGTTTTGGAGCGATGTTAGTTGAGTGTGTGGTAGGAATTATGGCTTTAATCGCTGCAACTGCTCTTCAACCAGCTGATTATTTTGCTATTAACTCAACACCAGAAGTATTCAAAACACTTGGAATGAATGTTGTAGAGTTACCGAAGTTAGCGGATGAAATTGGGATTAACCTTGAAGGAAGAACAGGTGGTGCGGTTACATTAGCAGTTGGTATGACATATGTTTTCACAGGTATTCCTTGGTTTGCGAAACTATCATCTTACTTTTTCCAATTTGTCATAATGTTTGAAGCCGTATTTATCTTAACTGCTATTGACTCGGGTACTCGTGTAGCACGTTATTTAATTCAGGACTTTTTCGGAGAGTTTTATAAGCCGTTAAAGAAAACAGACTGGCTTCCAGGTTCCATCTTTGCTAGTGCGTTAGCATGTTTCATGTGGGGATACTTACTATTCTCAGGTGACATCGGATCTGTTTGGGCACTGTTTGGAGTTTCCAATCAGTTGATGGCATCAATCGGTCTTATTGTGGGGGCAACCGTAATTCTGAGAATAGCAGATAAACGACGTTATATGCTTACCTGCCTCATCCCGCTTTCCTATTTATTTGTTACGGTAAATTATGCTGGATATTGGATGGTCAAAAATGTCTACCTTAATTCAGCAGCAGCGGGCTATAGTGTATTAAATGGAATCCTATCCATTATTATGCTGGCGCTTGGAGTCATAATAATGGTGACAGCTATTAAGAAATGGATTAATATGTGGAACTCTCCACGGGTTCAACTTGAAACAAAAGTAGCTTAA
- a CDS encoding LytTR family transcriptional regulator DNA-binding domain-containing protein has product MLRAFIVDDEPLARDELAYLLKRSKQVELAGEASGVEEALDKLENLDIDVVFLDIQLADESGMEIASRINKLEYPPLIVFATAYDEYALKAFELNAADYILKPFDEKRVQQTIEKLLKLLGSKEPNIPIPSKASLFSNTEKLALTVDEKIILVNVNDILYISTNEGKTIIATRKQKYVVNEPLVTFERKLQNSQIIRVHRSYLVSINSIIEIEPWFNSTYNLIMSDGEKIPVSRTYTKELKQLLGF; this is encoded by the coding sequence TTGTTACGAGCGTTTATCGTTGATGATGAACCATTGGCCAGGGATGAGCTTGCCTATCTTTTAAAACGAAGTAAACAGGTGGAATTAGCTGGTGAAGCGAGCGGAGTGGAAGAAGCGTTAGATAAATTAGAAAACCTCGATATTGACGTGGTTTTTCTAGATATTCAGCTTGCTGATGAAAGCGGAATGGAGATTGCCAGCCGTATCAATAAACTGGAATACCCTCCACTGATTGTATTTGCCACTGCATATGATGAGTATGCTTTAAAGGCATTTGAATTAAATGCGGCTGATTATATATTAAAACCTTTTGATGAAAAAAGGGTGCAGCAAACTATTGAAAAGCTGTTGAAGCTTTTGGGGAGCAAAGAGCCAAATATTCCAATTCCATCAAAGGCGAGCTTATTTTCAAACACGGAAAAACTGGCTCTAACAGTTGATGAGAAAATTATATTAGTAAACGTTAATGACATCCTGTATATCAGCACAAATGAGGGCAAAACAATCATCGCAACTAGAAAACAAAAGTACGTAGTGAATGAACCTTTAGTTACATTTGAGAGGAAACTACAAAACTCTCAAATTATTCGTGTCCATCGGTCGTATTTAGTCAGCATTAACTCAATTATAGAGATTGAGCCCTGGTTTAATTCTACCTATAATCTGATCATGTCAGACGGGGAGAAGATTCCGGTCAGCAGAACGTATACAAAAGAATTGAAACAGCTGCTTGGTTTTTAA
- a CDS encoding sensor histidine kinase, with protein MVELLPLMLERVGILIIVAFVLSRMKSFRQIIHNEHDLSAKVVMIIIFGTFGVISNYTGVRIGHGTITSQEWLTNMDSESAIANTRIMGVTIGGLLGGPIVGIGVGLIAGLHRLTLGGFTATACAISTISAGIVTGFLSKRFNVQEGLSPWKAVMIGITMEFAQMGVILLLAKPYEEALHLVEVIAFPMIAINGFGTLLFVLIIQEILQEQERTRALQTHKALYIANQTLPFFRQGLNVDSCTKAAEIILNWTNADAISITDQSHVLAHVGAASDHHIPLGNMATELTKKVLEQGHITIAKTAKEIQCFNHSCPLEAAIVLPLQVHTKTVGTLKLYFTDSRKLDRVEQELAEGLGKLFSVQLEMAELEVQRRLLKDAEIKALQAQVHPHFLFNAINTISSLIRTDTDKARSLLIKLSTFFRSNLQGARQMLIPLEKELEHVEAYLTIEQARFPDRYKVDLDIDSALQKVLIPPFTLQPLVENAIRYAFPKAKHGTVKVRAFQEGDLMVLLTEDNGKGIPPERLGTLGNQTIESAQGTGTALWNIKKRIEEIYGHSASFHIESKLEVGTKVWIKLPLTQQKWGEDVVTSVYR; from the coding sequence ATGGTTGAATTATTACCTCTCATGCTGGAACGTGTAGGGATTTTAATTATTGTTGCTTTCGTCCTTTCGAGGATGAAGTCATTTCGTCAAATAATTCATAATGAGCATGACCTTTCTGCAAAGGTAGTTATGATTATTATATTTGGAACTTTTGGGGTTATTAGTAACTATACGGGTGTAAGAATTGGACATGGGACCATTACATCCCAAGAATGGCTCACTAATATGGATAGTGAAAGTGCCATTGCGAATACCAGAATCATGGGAGTCACGATTGGCGGCTTATTAGGTGGTCCTATCGTTGGCATTGGAGTGGGCTTGATTGCCGGCTTGCATCGGTTAACTTTAGGTGGCTTTACTGCTACCGCCTGTGCTATTTCTACTATTTCTGCTGGAATTGTAACCGGGTTTTTAAGTAAACGCTTTAATGTTCAAGAAGGATTATCACCATGGAAAGCAGTTATGATTGGAATAACCATGGAATTTGCTCAAATGGGGGTCATTCTTTTACTGGCAAAGCCATATGAGGAAGCACTCCATCTTGTGGAGGTCATCGCTTTTCCTATGATTGCTATTAATGGTTTTGGAACACTTCTGTTTGTGTTAATTATTCAGGAGATCCTTCAAGAACAGGAGCGTACACGCGCGCTACAAACACATAAGGCATTATACATTGCCAATCAGACGCTTCCGTTTTTTCGGCAAGGTTTAAATGTAGATTCCTGTACTAAAGCGGCAGAAATTATCTTAAATTGGACAAACGCTGATGCCATTTCCATTACGGATCAGTCTCATGTTCTTGCCCATGTAGGGGCTGCTTCCGATCACCATATCCCATTAGGAAACATGGCGACAGAATTAACAAAAAAGGTACTTGAACAAGGACACATAACGATTGCAAAAACAGCAAAGGAAATTCAATGTTTTAATCATAGCTGTCCATTAGAAGCGGCTATTGTATTACCCCTTCAGGTCCATACGAAAACAGTAGGGACGTTGAAACTGTATTTCACTGATTCGAGGAAACTTGATCGGGTTGAGCAAGAGCTTGCAGAAGGTCTAGGGAAACTTTTCTCGGTTCAATTAGAAATGGCAGAATTAGAAGTACAAAGAAGATTATTAAAGGATGCAGAGATAAAAGCTTTACAAGCACAGGTTCATCCTCATTTCCTGTTTAACGCAATCAATACGATTTCTAGTCTTATTCGAACGGACACAGATAAAGCTAGAAGTCTATTAATTAAACTGAGTACCTTTTTCCGCAGCAATCTTCAAGGAGCTCGGCAGATGTTAATCCCACTTGAAAAAGAATTGGAACATGTGGAGGCCTATTTAACCATTGAGCAGGCTCGTTTTCCCGATCGCTACAAAGTCGATTTGGATATTGACTCAGCTCTACAGAAGGTCCTTATTCCTCCTTTTACCCTGCAGCCGCTTGTTGAAAACGCCATACGTTATGCGTTCCCAAAAGCAAAACATGGTACAGTAAAGGTTAGGGCTTTTCAAGAAGGTGACTTGATGGTTCTCTTAACTGAGGATAATGGAAAGGGAATTCCACCTGAACGGCTTGGGACACTTGGTAACCAAACGATTGAATCTGCGCAAGGCACAGGAACCGCACTGTGGAATATAAAAAAAAGAATAGAAGAAATTTATGGGCATTCAGCTTCTTTTCATATTGAAAGTAAACTAGAGGTTGGGACAAAGGTATGGATTAAGCTGCCATTAACGCAGCAGAAGTGGGGTGAGGATGTTGTTACGAGCGTTTATCGTTGA